In Solea senegalensis isolate Sse05_10M linkage group LG6, IFAPA_SoseM_1, whole genome shotgun sequence, one genomic interval encodes:
- the LOC122770630 gene encoding retinal cone rhodopsin-sensitive cGMP 3',5'-cyclic phosphodiesterase subunit gamma-like, giving the protein MADTPVATPADKKAPPKFKQRTARTFKSKAPKPGQKGFGDDIPGMEGLGTDITVVCPWEAFGDMELSDLAKYGIV; this is encoded by the exons ATGGCAGACACTCCTGTTGCTACACCTGCTGACAAGAAGGCCCCTCCCAAGTTCAAGCAGAGGACAGCTCGCACCTTCAAGAGCAAGGCACCCAAACCAGGCCAGAAGGG attTGGAGACGACATCCCCGGCATGGAGGGTCTTGGCACCGACATCACAGTCGTCTGCCCATGGGAAGCCTTTGGCGACATGGAGCTCAGCGACCTGGCGAAATACGGAATTGTCTAG
- the LOC122770654 gene encoding retinal cone rhodopsin-sensitive cGMP 3',5'-cyclic phosphodiesterase subunit gamma-like — MADVAVAAPVEKRAPPKFKQRTARTFKSKAPKPGQKGFGDDIPGMEGLGTDITVVCPWEAFGDMELSDLAKYGIV, encoded by the exons ATGGCAGACGTCGCCGTTGCAGCACCCGTTGAGAAGAGGGCACCTCCCAAATTCAAGCAGAGGACTGCTCGCACCTTCAAGAGCAAGGCACCCAAACCAGGCCAGAAGGG ATTCGGAGACGACATCCCCGGCATGGAGGGTCTTGGCACAGACATCACAGTGGTTTGCCCATGGGAAGCCTTTGGCGACATGGAGCTCAGCGACCTGGCGAAATATGGAattgtttag
- the bglapl gene encoding bone gamma-carboxyglutamate (gla) protein, like encodes MKSLTLLAICALLSVCWSMGAVEPEVVVDPDADTAAEAAPADPTDASSSASDSSSSSESNSDSSSASDSNSSSDSSASDSNSSSNSDSSSSSESSESSESTESSSSESSSSESDSAADSSASSSSSSSSSSSSSESASTEASPVIMKRDLASVLLRRRRAVPAGTLSPLQMESLREVCEVNVACDEMADTAGIVAAYTAFYGPVPF; translated from the exons ATGAAGAGTCTGACTCTCCTCGCCATCTGCGCCCTTCTGTCAGTGTGCTGGTCTATGGGTG CAGTGGAACCAGAGGTGGTTGTGGACCCTGATGCTGACACAGCTGCCGAAGCTGCACCTGCTGATCCTACTGATGCCTCATCCTCTGCTTCagactcttcctcctcctctgagtcCAACTCAGACTCATCCTCAGCATCCGACTCCAACTCTTCCTCTGACTCGTCTGCGTCTGACTCTAACTCAAGCTCAAACTCTGATTCGTCATCTTCCTCAGAATCCTCCGAGTCATCGGAGTCTACtgagtcctcttcctcagagTCTTCCTCCTCTGAGTCCGATTCTGCTGCAGACTCctctgcctcttcttcttcttcttcttcatcctcctcttcttcatcagagTCAGCCAGCACTGAGG CATCTCCTGTGATTATGAAGCGAGACCTGGCTTCTGTTCtcctgaggagaagaagagcagtTCCAGCAGGAACCCTCAGCCCTCTGCAGATGGAAAG TCTGAGGGAGGTGTGTGAGGTGAACGTTGCCTGTGACGAGATGGCTGACACTGCGGGTATTGTTGCTGCCTACACTGCCTTCTATGGACCTGTTCCATTCTAA
- the LOC122771417 gene encoding endoplasmic reticulum resident protein 27, which produces MLTSVFLALLVSSAIATEKGGALPSLNDTKAAETFIDSADVVVIAFLEGEDSRGYEELVAAAKRVDSVPVAICTVKEVWADYKVSSDTITLFRKADNHQENLVLADAKKLDSDGLTNFITTNEVRYITEYDQVTAVGLFGSEVKSHLLLFANRGTKEFTELKNKLEALAPEFTGKFLFVLINGAVKSNSRSLNYFGIKSQDLPRVGIYDGDSDMKWLLPVGEISTERVREFCQSFLRGDLKEVKQAGAEAKTEL; this is translated from the exons ATGCTGACCTCTGTGTTTCTCGCCCTTCTGGTCTCTTCTGCTATCGCCACAGAAAAAG gcgGCGCTCTACCCAGCCTGAATGACACCAAAGCTGCTGAGACCTTCATCGACTCTGCTGACGTGGTGGTCATCGCATTTCTGGAG GGAGAAGACAGTCGTGGATATGAGGAGCTTGTTGCAGCAGCGAAGCGCGTTGACTCAGTGCCAGTCGCCATTTGCACTGTGAAAGAGGTGTGGGCTGACTACAAGGTCTCCTCAGACACCATCACCCTCTTCAGAAAg GCTGATAACCACCAGGAGAATCTTGTCCTTGCCGACGCCAAGAAGCTAGACAGTGATGGTCTTACAAACTTCATCACCACCAACGAGGTCCGATACATCACAGAATACGACCAAGTG ACAGCAGTGGGCCTCTTCGGTTCAGAGGTGAAGTCACACCTGCTGCTCTTTGCTAACAGGGGGACTAAAGAATTTACTGAGCTCAAGAACAAACTGGAAGCTCTGGCTCCTGAATTCACAGGCAAG ttctTGTTTGTGCTGATTAACGGAGCGGTGAAGTCCAACTCTCGGTCACTCAACTACTTCGGTATCAAGTCTCAAGACCTCCCACGAGTTGGCATCTACGATGGTGACTCTGACATGAAGTGGCTCCTTCCTGTGGGAGAGATTTCCACTGAAAGAGTCCGGGAGTTTTGCCAGTCCTTTCTGCGGGGAGACCTGAAG gaGGTGAAGCAGGCCGGAGCTGAAGCCAAAACCGAACTCTGA